From the Streptomyces nigrescens genome, one window contains:
- the dndB gene encoding DNA sulfur modification protein DndB, giving the protein MEIEAAPPAPRVAAPCTSTGFEYRFPAIRGIQAGREYYVTMCPLRLIPIIFRLDDEDLSPELRAQRVLNKGRLPALSKYILDNSDDYVFSALTASVDGNMQFDTFSADDIGFRTGQLRIAMDARFLINDGQHRRAAIELALRQNSDLGEETIAVVFFHDAGLARSQQMFADLNRHAVRPARSIGVLYDHRDAEAQVARTLASRSVVFNGYVEIEKSNLSARSRKMFTLSALYYGTQALLQGLELKPDEATELAQAYWETIDEALPEWSMVRERRLSAAEMRRDFIHSHGIALHALGRVGNSLLRDSTAVSHWKNKLAPLKKVNWSRANSDWEGRAIVGGRVSKSHQQVTLTVNYLRHHLGLGLSPEDQRVEDAYLRGEK; this is encoded by the coding sequence GTGGAGATTGAAGCTGCGCCGCCTGCGCCACGTGTGGCAGCGCCCTGCACCTCGACCGGTTTCGAGTACCGCTTCCCAGCAATCCGAGGCATCCAGGCAGGGCGCGAGTATTACGTCACGATGTGCCCGCTACGCCTGATCCCGATAATCTTCCGGCTGGATGACGAGGACCTCTCCCCTGAGCTGCGCGCCCAGCGAGTCCTCAACAAGGGTCGCCTCCCCGCCCTATCCAAGTATATCTTGGACAATTCGGACGATTACGTCTTCAGTGCGCTCACCGCCTCCGTCGACGGCAACATGCAGTTCGATACCTTCAGCGCCGACGACATCGGCTTCCGCACCGGCCAGCTCCGCATCGCCATGGATGCCCGCTTCCTGATCAACGACGGGCAGCACCGGCGTGCCGCAATCGAGCTTGCCCTGCGCCAGAACTCCGATCTCGGTGAGGAGACCATCGCCGTCGTCTTCTTTCACGACGCCGGTCTCGCGCGCTCTCAACAGATGTTCGCCGACCTCAATCGGCACGCCGTGCGGCCGGCCCGCTCCATCGGCGTTCTGTACGATCATCGTGACGCTGAAGCCCAGGTCGCCCGCACTCTCGCCAGCCGCTCGGTCGTCTTCAACGGTTACGTGGAGATAGAAAAGAGCAACCTTTCTGCCCGCTCCAGGAAGATGTTCACCCTCAGTGCCCTCTATTACGGCACCCAGGCACTGCTACAGGGCTTGGAACTCAAGCCAGACGAAGCCACCGAACTCGCCCAGGCATACTGGGAGACGATCGATGAAGCGCTGCCGGAGTGGAGCATGGTGCGCGAACGGCGGCTCTCGGCTGCCGAGATGCGCCGTGACTTCATCCACAGTCATGGCATCGCCCTGCACGCCCTCGGTCGGGTCGGAAACTCGCTGCTGCGCGACTCGACGGCTGTGAGCCACTGGAAGAACAAGCTTGCACCGCTGAAGAAGGTGAACTGGTCGCGCGCCAACAGTGACTGGGAGGGCCGGGCCATCGTGGGCGGCCGCGTCTCCAAGAGCCATCAGCAAGTCACCCTGACCGTCAACTACCTGCGTCACCACCTCGGCCTGGGCTTGAGCCCTGAAGATCAGCGAGTGGAAGACGCTTACCTGCGAGGCGAGAAATGA
- the dndA gene encoding cysteine desulfurase DndA → MSAVVAYLDAAATTRVEPNVAEVVLHWMTEEFGNAGSRTHEYGLRAKKAVAAARAYLASTLDAQTEEIIFTSGATESNNIALLGLAAYGEGSGRKHIVTSAVEHKAVLEPLEHLRDARGFEVEFLQPGPTGRLTADEVLARVRPDTLLVSLMHVNNETGVIQPVAELAKALIKTPTFLHVDAAQGYGKRTKDLTAPIDLISISGHKVGAPKGIGALLTRRRGWNRVPLEPIMYGGGQERKLRPGTLPVPLIMGLYEAAQSFHAKRDSWERDALALRERLLTALEKTRYTINGDPEHSVPHILNVSFDKLNAEALIVRIKDQAAIATGSACTSASYTPSHVLTAMGLPEERASNGLRLSWFPSQVTEFDAEAFAETVAHMQPGL, encoded by the coding sequence GTGAGTGCCGTGGTGGCGTATCTAGATGCGGCGGCGACGACGCGGGTCGAGCCGAACGTCGCCGAGGTGGTGCTGCACTGGATGACGGAGGAGTTCGGCAACGCCGGTAGCCGCACCCATGAATACGGGCTGCGTGCCAAGAAGGCGGTCGCCGCAGCCCGCGCCTACCTCGCTTCCACTCTGGATGCCCAGACTGAGGAGATCATCTTCACCAGTGGCGCCACGGAGTCGAACAACATCGCGTTGCTCGGCCTCGCCGCTTACGGAGAGGGGAGCGGGCGTAAGCACATCGTGACGTCTGCCGTCGAACACAAAGCGGTCCTAGAACCGCTGGAGCACCTGCGCGACGCCCGCGGCTTCGAGGTCGAGTTCCTCCAACCGGGCCCCACCGGCAGGCTCACCGCCGACGAGGTTCTGGCTCGTGTCCGCCCGGATACTCTCCTTGTCTCCCTCATGCACGTGAACAACGAGACTGGCGTCATCCAGCCCGTTGCCGAACTCGCCAAGGCCCTGATCAAGACCCCCACCTTCTTGCACGTCGACGCCGCCCAGGGCTACGGCAAGCGGACCAAAGACCTCACCGCCCCTATCGACCTGATCAGCATCTCTGGCCACAAGGTGGGCGCCCCCAAGGGTATCGGTGCCCTCCTCACCCGCCGCCGAGGCTGGAACAGGGTCCCCCTGGAACCGATCATGTACGGCGGCGGGCAGGAACGAAAGCTCCGTCCAGGCACGCTTCCCGTCCCTCTGATCATGGGGCTGTACGAAGCGGCCCAAAGCTTCCACGCGAAGCGTGACAGCTGGGAGCGCGACGCTTTGGCTTTGCGGGAGCGCCTCCTCACCGCCCTGGAGAAAACCCGCTACACGATCAACGGCGACCCCGAGCACTCCGTCCCCCACATCCTCAACGTCAGCTTCGACAAGCTGAACGCCGAGGCGCTGATCGTGAGAATCAAGGACCAGGCCGCCATCGCAACCGGCTCGGCATGCACCAGTGCGTCGTACACACCTAGCCATGTGCTCACCGCCATGGGACTGCCGGAGGAACGGGCGTCGAACGGGCTGAGGCTGTCGTGGTTCCCGTCGCAGGTGACAGAGTTCGATGCCGAGGCGTTTGCGGAGACCGTGGCCCATATGCAACCCGGTCTATGA
- a CDS encoding PIG-L deacetylase family protein, with amino-acid sequence MSAEPHLSPMPRDWQRTLAVVAHPDDLEYGAAAAIAEWTAAGRQVSYLLVTRGEAGIDGLAPAECAAVRETEQRAGAALVGVHTVEFLDHHRDGVIEAGPALRRDLAAAIRRHRPELLVTLNHHDTWGGVQWNSADHRVVGRAVLDAAGDAGNRWIFPELAGAQGLAPWNGVRWVAVAASPYPTHAAEVGPGIDRAVDSLAAHSTYIKGLGGAGQDPRAYARSFIEQTLRNGGERYRGRPATLFQLFPR; translated from the coding sequence ATGTCCGCCGAACCCCACCTCTCCCCCATGCCCAGGGACTGGCAGCGGACCCTCGCCGTCGTCGCCCACCCGGACGACCTCGAATACGGCGCCGCGGCCGCCATCGCCGAATGGACCGCCGCCGGGCGCCAGGTCAGCTATCTCCTGGTCACCCGTGGCGAGGCCGGGATCGACGGGCTCGCACCCGCGGAGTGCGCCGCGGTCCGTGAGACCGAACAGCGGGCCGGTGCCGCGCTCGTGGGCGTCCACACCGTCGAATTCCTCGACCACCATCGCGACGGGGTCATCGAGGCCGGCCCGGCGCTGCGCCGCGATCTGGCCGCGGCCATCCGCCGCCACCGCCCGGAGCTCCTGGTCACCCTCAACCACCACGACACCTGGGGCGGCGTCCAGTGGAACAGCGCGGACCACCGGGTGGTGGGCCGTGCGGTCCTGGACGCGGCGGGTGACGCCGGCAACCGCTGGATCTTCCCCGAACTCGCCGGCGCGCAGGGCCTGGCACCCTGGAACGGCGTGCGCTGGGTGGCCGTGGCGGCCTCCCCGTACCCCACGCACGCCGCCGAGGTCGGCCCCGGCATCGACCGCGCGGTCGACTCGCTGGCGGCCCACAGCACCTACATCAAGGGCCTGGGCGGCGCCGGCCAGGACCCCCGCGCCTATGCCCGCAGCTTCATCGAACAGACACTGCGCAACGGCGGCGAACGCTACCGGGGCCGCCCCGCCACCCTCTTCCAGCTCTTCCCCCGCTGA
- a CDS encoding alpha/beta fold hydrolase, whose amino-acid sequence MTTSAGRDLVCVAADGVELAVRDHGGEGAAVLLLHGAGRTLEDWAQVAPLLAAGHRVWAMDLRGHGRSGDGAVPWTFDVVAGDVTAVLAACGAPDAVVVGHSLGGMVAAYCLERDGRVPAAVNVDGHGMGRPEQYVGLDVAYVRERLVEAREFADEAGGRTFPPEALDAVIGYQAAMAVELGIPAELMEAGVRRSLGEAADGQLFLRPGRKQALELQEAMAGIDLFALYRRVTRPLLIARALRPHPPVPGVPPWFDALMAAYVKGLARDLGELARTRPQVTVAGVDGTHAMLLERPAEVAELVSGFVRGLPRGA is encoded by the coding sequence ATGACGACGAGCGCGGGCAGGGATCTGGTGTGTGTGGCGGCCGACGGCGTGGAGCTGGCCGTGCGGGATCACGGCGGGGAGGGCGCCGCGGTGCTGTTGCTGCACGGTGCGGGGCGGACGCTGGAGGACTGGGCGCAGGTCGCCCCGCTGCTGGCGGCGGGGCACCGGGTGTGGGCGATGGATCTGCGCGGGCACGGGCGGTCGGGGGACGGTGCGGTGCCGTGGACCTTCGACGTGGTGGCCGGCGATGTGACGGCGGTGCTGGCGGCGTGCGGGGCGCCGGACGCCGTGGTGGTGGGGCATTCGCTGGGCGGGATGGTCGCCGCGTACTGCCTGGAGCGGGACGGGCGCGTGCCGGCGGCGGTGAACGTCGACGGGCACGGGATGGGACGTCCGGAGCAGTATGTGGGGCTGGACGTGGCCTATGTGCGAGAACGGCTGGTGGAGGCACGGGAGTTCGCGGACGAGGCGGGCGGACGAACCTTTCCCCCTGAGGCGTTGGACGCGGTGATCGGCTATCAGGCGGCCATGGCGGTGGAGTTGGGCATTCCGGCGGAGCTGATGGAGGCCGGGGTGCGCCGGTCTCTGGGAGAGGCGGCGGACGGGCAGCTCTTTCTGCGGCCGGGGCGGAAGCAGGCCCTGGAGCTGCAGGAGGCGATGGCGGGTATCGATCTGTTCGCGCTGTACCGGCGGGTGACACGGCCGCTGCTGATCGCCCGTGCGCTGCGCCCCCATCCCCCGGTGCCGGGCGTGCCCCCGTGGTTCGACGCGCTGATGGCGGCCTATGTGAAGGGGCTGGCACGCGATCTGGGGGAACTGGCGCGAACCCGGCCGCAGGTGACCGTCGCCGGGGTGGACGGGACACACGCGATGCTGCTGGAACGGCCGGCGGAGGTCGCGGAGCTGGTGTCCGGGTTCGTGCGCGGGCTTCCCCGGGGCGCTTGA
- a CDS encoding carbonic anhydrase, whose protein sequence is MDGARQPGRRALLTGGLFVATAALAGCSSKSGAPATAGTSPQARPTMQPTARPTTPAAAFTRLMEGNERWVNGDLQHPDRDPDRREFVAQKQEPFGSVLACIDSRVPPELLFDTGLGDLYVMRTGGEAIDPVVTGSVEYGPMTSGTPLIVVLGHQRCGAVEASYTSLRDGKPLPGNLEAIARALRPAYEQAVREGGDDPVDTMARAQVTLTAAELRANRDLAPLVKNGDLAVVGAYYSLDTGKVEVLAGAPS, encoded by the coding sequence ATGGACGGAGCGAGACAGCCGGGTCGCAGGGCCCTGCTCACCGGCGGACTGTTCGTCGCCACGGCGGCACTCGCGGGGTGCTCATCGAAGAGCGGCGCCCCGGCGACGGCCGGCACCTCGCCGCAGGCGCGGCCGACCATGCAGCCGACCGCGCGGCCGACCACACCCGCGGCGGCCTTCACGCGCCTGATGGAGGGCAACGAGCGCTGGGTGAACGGGGACCTCCAGCACCCCGACCGGGATCCGGACCGGCGCGAGTTCGTGGCACAGAAACAGGAGCCCTTCGGGTCGGTCCTCGCGTGCATCGACTCCCGGGTGCCGCCGGAACTCCTCTTCGACACCGGGCTGGGAGACCTCTACGTGATGCGCACGGGCGGGGAGGCGATCGACCCTGTGGTCACGGGTTCCGTGGAGTACGGGCCCATGACCAGCGGCACTCCGCTCATCGTGGTCCTCGGGCATCAGCGGTGCGGCGCCGTCGAGGCGTCGTACACCTCGCTCCGTGACGGCAAACCGCTGCCCGGCAACCTGGAGGCGATCGCCCGGGCGCTGCGGCCGGCGTACGAGCAGGCGGTCCGGGAAGGCGGTGACGACCCGGTGGACACCATGGCCCGCGCCCAGGTCACGCTGACCGCGGCCGAACTGCGCGCCAACCGGGACCTGGCCCCGCTCGTGAAAAACGGCGACCTTGCCGTGGTCGGCGCCTATTACTCGCTCGACACGGGCAAGGTGGAGGTCCTGGCGGGCGCGCCGTCCTAG
- a CDS encoding tyrosine-type recombinase/integrase, whose product MERADIDRFVAALSTKLSASTVHDRMTLVRSLFQTAVDERRIPRSPVDGAKLPRVGSGAVDEEAIPTREEVDLIARHIEPYYRLSVYLQAGAGLRVSEALAFATQCRRFGALRVREQVSRTAHHADCPDRFGPLKHRTPGAYRDVPLAAFLEQEIDAHLRRWGATPVGCRDVLFARRRGMAGTMPTATTYGPDFRRAVRAAGLLGRDGTPKYTPHTLRHFFASTALAHGVPVH is encoded by the coding sequence GTGGAGCGGGCGGACATCGACCGGTTCGTCGCCGCGCTCAGTACCAAGCTTTCGGCGAGCACGGTGCACGACCGCATGACGCTGGTCCGCAGCCTGTTCCAGACCGCGGTAGACGAACGGCGCATCCCTCGCAGCCCGGTGGACGGCGCCAAGCTCCCACGGGTCGGCTCCGGCGCGGTCGACGAGGAAGCGATCCCGACCCGGGAAGAGGTCGACCTCATCGCCCGGCACATCGAGCCGTACTACCGGCTGTCGGTCTACCTGCAGGCCGGCGCGGGCCTGAGGGTCAGCGAGGCCCTCGCCTTCGCCACCCAGTGCCGTCGGTTCGGTGCCCTCCGGGTACGGGAACAGGTGAGCCGCACAGCGCACCACGCCGACTGCCCGGACCGCTTCGGCCCCCTCAAACACCGCACCCCCGGCGCGTACCGCGACGTCCCGCTGGCCGCCTTCCTGGAGCAGGAGATCGACGCGCACCTACGGCGCTGGGGCGCCACCCCGGTGGGCTGCCGGGATGTGCTCTTCGCCCGGCGCCGAGGGATGGCGGGCACCATGCCGACGGCGACCACCTACGGCCCCGACTTCCGGCGGGCGGTGCGGGCGGCCGGCCTCCTCGGTCGGGACGGGACTCCCAAGTACACCCCGCATACCTTGCGCCACTTCTTCGCTTCCACCGCGCTGGCGCACGGGGTCCCCGTCCACTAG
- a CDS encoding GntR family transcriptional regulator yields MPFGEQPAYLRVAGDLRQKIVDGVLPPHTRLPSQARIREEYGVSDTVALEARKVLMAEGLVEGRSGSGTYVREQPVPRRIARVGFHSAGGCTPFRQEQTDERVRGTWESSSEQEVAGPVVAARLRLPQGAKVMRTRYVFRAEGEPSMLSTSWEPLEVTGRTPVMLPEEGPLAGRGVVERMAAIDVVVDNVVEEVGARPALAEEAMTLGGVPGHAVLVVSRTYFAGGRPVETADVVTLADRYRVAYHLPVK; encoded by the coding sequence GTGCCTTTCGGTGAGCAGCCCGCGTACCTCCGCGTCGCCGGCGACCTGCGCCAGAAGATCGTCGACGGGGTGCTGCCGCCGCACACCCGCCTTCCCTCCCAGGCGCGCATCCGCGAGGAGTACGGCGTCTCGGACACCGTCGCCCTGGAGGCGCGCAAGGTCCTGATGGCCGAGGGGCTCGTCGAGGGCCGCTCGGGGTCGGGGACGTATGTGCGCGAGCAGCCCGTCCCGCGCCGTATCGCCCGCGTCGGATTCCACTCGGCCGGTGGCTGTACGCCCTTCCGGCAGGAGCAGACGGACGAGCGGGTGCGGGGCACCTGGGAGTCCAGCAGCGAGCAGGAGGTAGCCGGTCCGGTGGTCGCGGCCCGGCTGCGCCTCCCGCAGGGCGCCAAGGTGATGCGGACGCGCTATGTCTTCCGGGCGGAGGGCGAGCCGTCGATGCTCTCGACCTCGTGGGAGCCCCTGGAGGTGACGGGGCGGACGCCGGTGATGCTGCCCGAGGAGGGGCCGCTGGCGGGCCGCGGGGTGGTCGAACGGATGGCGGCCATCGACGTGGTGGTGGACAACGTCGTCGAGGAGGTCGGTGCGCGGCCGGCGCTGGCGGAGGAGGCCATGACGCTGGGAGGGGTGCCGGGGCATGCCGTGCTGGTCGTCTCGCGGACGTACTTCGCCGGCGGCCGGCCGGTCGAGACGGCCGATGTCGTCACCCTCGCGGACCGCTATCGCGTCGCCTACCACCTGCCTGTGAAGTGA
- a CDS encoding ATP-binding protein, translating into MTAQLDAVVREADEHVCPLPHIPEAVSVVRRRVRTVLADWNLAPDLAEDALLVISELITNAVVHALPPAVLRLSRVVDGSHALRVEVTDAGTAAADGRPAVEPDADEHGRGLDIVTALAAECGTRVHAGGITWWAKLLTA; encoded by the coding sequence ATGACGGCACAGCTTGACGCAGTGGTTCGGGAGGCGGACGAACATGTCTGTCCGCTGCCCCACATCCCCGAGGCCGTTTCCGTCGTACGCCGGCGGGTGCGTACGGTCCTGGCCGACTGGAATCTGGCCCCGGACCTCGCCGAGGACGCGCTCCTGGTGATCTCGGAGCTGATCACCAACGCGGTCGTCCACGCCCTGCCGCCGGCGGTGCTGCGGCTGTCACGGGTCGTCGACGGGAGCCACGCCCTGCGCGTCGAGGTCACCGACGCGGGGACCGCGGCGGCGGACGGGCGGCCGGCCGTCGAGCCCGACGCGGACGAGCACGGCCGCGGGCTCGACATCGTCACCGCCCTGGCGGCCGAGTGCGGCACACGGGTCCACGCGGGCGGCATCACCTGGTGGGCGAAGCTCCTCACCGCGTGA
- the glpK gene encoding glycerol kinase GlpK yields the protein MVERYVMSIDQGTTSTRCILFDHQGRLVSVAQREHQQHFPQPGWVEHDAVEIWHTLQRVVPHALADADVRPEEVAAVGIANQRETTVLWDRRTGTPLGRAIVWQDTRTAPLVEELSSRPGDEFFLQRCCLRPSTYFSAPRIRWLFDHVDGLRQRAEDGEVLFGTMESWLIWNLTGGPAGGLHLTDVTNASRTMLMNISTLDWDEELLEFFGVPRPMLPEIHSSAETYGTARSVLPGVRIAAALGDQQAALFGQTCFAPGEAKCTYGTGSFLLLNTGTDLVRSRHGLLTTVAYKIEDQPAVYALEGPIAVTGALVQWFRDRLGMISTAPEIETLARTVEDNGGCYIVPAFSGLYAPHWRSDARGVIVGLTSYITKGHLARAVLEATGWQTREVVDAMNADSSLALKVLKVDGGMTSDNLLMQFLADVLDVPVVRPMAVETVSLGAAYAAGLAAGYWPDLEVLRRNWHRAAQWLPDMDPQRRRSEYENWQRAVERSLGWIRQPNPP from the coding sequence ATGGTTGAGCGGTATGTGATGTCCATCGACCAGGGCACCACCTCCACCCGGTGCATCCTGTTCGACCACCAGGGACGGCTGGTGTCGGTCGCCCAGCGGGAGCACCAGCAGCACTTCCCTCAGCCCGGCTGGGTCGAGCACGACGCCGTCGAGATCTGGCACACCCTGCAGCGCGTGGTGCCGCACGCGCTCGCCGACGCCGATGTCCGCCCCGAGGAGGTCGCCGCCGTCGGGATCGCCAACCAGCGCGAAACGACCGTGCTGTGGGACCGGCGTACGGGCACCCCGCTGGGCAGGGCGATCGTCTGGCAGGACACCCGTACGGCCCCGCTGGTCGAGGAGCTCAGCAGCCGGCCCGGGGACGAGTTCTTCCTCCAACGCTGCTGCCTGCGCCCTTCCACCTACTTCTCCGCCCCCCGGATCCGCTGGCTGTTCGACCATGTCGACGGGCTGCGGCAGCGCGCCGAGGACGGCGAGGTGCTGTTCGGCACGATGGAGAGCTGGCTGATCTGGAACCTCACCGGCGGCCCTGCCGGCGGCCTGCACCTCACCGACGTCACCAACGCCAGCCGCACCATGCTCATGAACATCAGCACCCTCGACTGGGACGAGGAGCTGCTGGAGTTCTTCGGGGTCCCCCGCCCGATGCTCCCGGAGATCCACTCCTCGGCCGAGACCTACGGAACCGCCCGTTCCGTCCTTCCGGGCGTCCGCATCGCCGCGGCACTCGGCGACCAGCAGGCGGCGCTGTTCGGACAGACCTGCTTCGCCCCCGGCGAGGCGAAGTGCACCTACGGAACCGGCAGCTTCCTGCTGCTCAACACCGGCACCGACCTCGTACGGTCCCGGCACGGACTGCTCACCACCGTCGCCTACAAGATCGAGGACCAGCCCGCGGTCTACGCGCTCGAAGGCCCCATCGCCGTCACCGGCGCGCTGGTCCAGTGGTTCCGCGACCGGCTGGGAATGATCAGCACCGCCCCCGAGATCGAGACCCTCGCGCGCACCGTCGAGGACAACGGCGGCTGCTACATCGTCCCGGCGTTCTCCGGCCTGTACGCGCCGCACTGGCGCAGCGACGCCCGCGGAGTCATCGTCGGCCTCACCTCGTACATCACCAAGGGCCATCTGGCCCGTGCCGTGCTGGAGGCCACCGGCTGGCAGACCCGTGAGGTGGTCGACGCCATGAACGCCGACTCCTCGCTCGCCCTGAAGGTGCTCAAGGTGGACGGCGGCATGACCTCCGACAACCTGCTCATGCAGTTCCTGGCCGACGTGCTCGATGTGCCCGTGGTGCGCCCCATGGCCGTCGAAACGGTCTCCCTCGGCGCCGCCTACGCCGCCGGACTCGCCGCCGGCTACTGGCCCGACCTGGAGGTCCTGCGCCGCAACTGGCACCGCGCCGCCCAGTGGCTGCCGGACATGGACCCCCAGCGGCGACGCTCGGAGTACGAGAACTGGCAACGCGCCGTCGAGCGCTCCCTGGGCTGGATCCGACAGCCGAACCCGCCGTGA
- a CDS encoding DNA phosphorothioation-associated putative methyltransferase, whose product MEGPSKAPPPLPTGHSWSSDRRRTAIARLRLSIPARQALGDRQLGEGRTVLDYGCGRGDDVAALERLGCAVSGWDPYYLNDTPTRPAEVVMLTYVLNVVEDPGERRETLRRAWDLAQDLLVVSARLTWERRKVKGEEFGDGILTSRRTFQYLFGAGELRAYVAEVTGARAVSAAPGVVYAFKDNAARMQYLAQRIVPDADWLASADTASALASVVDYVERRGRQPRIDEVPRPTAELLAQFTPGELQRLTRDSADATKVSEGAKRSTLNTLLYLAVELFNGRGPFSSLPHSVQLNVRAFFASYKEACRRADRLLLKLRDDAYVRGAMNGSATGKLTPTALYVHRRAVDRIPVVLRLYEHCASIAAGRPASWTVLKLKHKGRAVSWLDYPEFDTDPHPRIHSSYTVDMRTLESSRIFYEESENRPLLHRKHEFLAPDDPAGPRYRRLTESEVNAGLYEHPHLIGTERGWEAELVRCGRELRGHRLVRRRSVNS is encoded by the coding sequence ATGGAGGGACCGTCGAAGGCGCCCCCGCCACTCCCCACGGGACATTCCTGGTCCAGCGATCGCCGCCGCACTGCCATCGCCCGGCTCAGGCTCTCCATCCCCGCCCGCCAGGCTCTCGGTGACCGACAGCTCGGTGAAGGGCGAACGGTGCTCGACTACGGATGCGGGCGCGGTGACGACGTCGCGGCACTGGAACGGCTGGGGTGCGCTGTTAGCGGCTGGGACCCGTACTACCTCAACGACACCCCGACTCGACCCGCCGAGGTGGTGATGCTCACCTATGTCCTCAACGTCGTCGAAGATCCGGGCGAGCGGCGCGAAACGCTGCGCCGAGCCTGGGACCTCGCCCAAGACCTACTCGTCGTCTCGGCGCGTCTGACGTGGGAACGGCGCAAGGTGAAGGGCGAGGAGTTCGGCGACGGAATCCTGACCAGCCGTCGCACCTTCCAGTACCTTTTCGGAGCAGGCGAGCTGCGTGCCTACGTAGCTGAGGTGACGGGCGCTCGGGCAGTTTCAGCGGCGCCCGGTGTGGTCTACGCCTTCAAGGACAATGCAGCGCGGATGCAATACCTGGCGCAGCGGATTGTGCCGGACGCGGACTGGCTAGCATCCGCAGACACCGCCTCGGCGCTCGCCTCAGTCGTCGACTATGTCGAACGGCGCGGACGGCAGCCACGCATCGATGAAGTGCCACGACCGACCGCCGAGCTGCTGGCCCAGTTCACCCCCGGCGAGCTGCAGCGACTCACTCGCGACAGTGCGGACGCGACCAAAGTTTCTGAGGGTGCCAAGCGCTCAACGCTCAATACGCTGCTCTATCTTGCGGTGGAGCTGTTCAACGGCCGTGGACCTTTCTCCAGTCTCCCGCACTCCGTCCAGCTGAACGTGCGGGCATTCTTCGCATCGTACAAAGAGGCGTGCCGGCGGGCTGACAGGCTGCTGCTCAAACTGCGCGACGACGCTTACGTGCGCGGCGCAATGAACGGCTCGGCGACCGGGAAGCTGACACCAACAGCACTGTATGTGCACCGTCGGGCAGTTGACCGCATTCCGGTGGTGCTCCGGCTCTACGAGCACTGCGCGTCGATCGCAGCTGGGCGGCCCGCCTCATGGACGGTGCTGAAGCTCAAGCACAAGGGGCGAGCGGTTTCGTGGCTGGACTATCCGGAGTTCGACACAGACCCGCACCCCCGCATCCACTCCTCCTACACGGTTGACATGCGGACACTGGAGTCATCCCGCATCTTCTACGAGGAGTCGGAGAACCGTCCGCTGCTCCACCGGAAGCATGAGTTCCTGGCCCCGGACGACCCGGCCGGGCCTCGCTACCGGCGACTGACCGAGTCAGAGGTGAATGCCGGGCTGTACGAGCATCCGCATCTGATCGGAACAGAGCGGGGCTGGGAGGCAGAGCTGGTCCGCTGTGGTCGCGAACTGCGCGGCCACCGCCTCGTACGACGCCGCTCAGTCAATAGCTGA
- a CDS encoding IclR family transcriptional regulator, whose translation MAGPVQSIERAAAILRLLASGPRRLGLGEVAASLGLAKGTTHGILRTLQNIDFVEQDPATGKYQLGAALLHLGTSYLDVNELRSRSINWADALAARSGEAVRLGAPLEGKVLIVHHVFRPDDTLQTLDVGALLPLHASSLGKVLLAFGSVPLEPAVEAGLEAYTRHTLADPERLTRALTEVRELGWAAEVQEMITDEAGVAAPIRGHGGLVVGAIGVSGTVERICDSQGVPQPDLVTQVRHAARAISRDLGAARW comes from the coding sequence ATGGCCGGCCCGGTCCAGTCGATCGAACGGGCGGCGGCAATCCTGCGTCTGCTCGCCAGTGGGCCCCGTCGGCTCGGACTGGGTGAGGTGGCCGCTTCGCTCGGACTGGCGAAGGGCACCACCCACGGCATTCTGCGCACCCTGCAGAACATCGACTTCGTCGAGCAGGACCCGGCGACCGGGAAATACCAGCTCGGGGCCGCGCTCCTGCACCTGGGCACCAGCTACCTCGACGTGAACGAGCTGCGGTCCCGCTCCATCAACTGGGCCGACGCCCTGGCCGCCCGCAGCGGGGAGGCGGTCCGCCTGGGCGCGCCCCTGGAGGGCAAGGTGCTCATCGTCCACCATGTCTTCCGCCCCGATGACACCCTCCAGACCCTGGACGTGGGCGCGCTGCTGCCGCTGCACGCCTCCTCGCTCGGCAAGGTGCTGCTGGCCTTCGGCAGCGTGCCCCTGGAGCCGGCCGTGGAGGCCGGGCTGGAGGCGTACACCCGGCACACCCTGGCCGACCCGGAGCGCCTGACCCGGGCGCTCACCGAGGTCCGGGAACTCGGGTGGGCCGCCGAAGTACAGGAGATGATCACGGACGAGGCAGGCGTCGCCGCGCCGATCCGGGGCCACGGCGGCCTCGTGGTGGGCGCCATCGGCGTCTCCGGCACGGTTGAGCGGATCTGCGACTCCCAGGGCGTCCCGCAGCCGGACCTGGTCACCCAGGTCCGCCACGCCGCCCGGGCGATCTCCCGGGATCTGGGAGCCGCCCGCTGGTGA